The following DNA comes from Marinilactibacillus sp. Marseille-P9653.
GTAAGTAATATGCTTTATCTGGATTATGACATTGGTGAACACACGCTGAATGAAGATGGATCTAACCACAATCGAGATGGGGTTGCTTTTATACAGAAAATGAATCGAGTATTATTTGAGCGACATCCTGACTTGTTAGTCATGGCTGAAGAAAGTACAGCTTGGAGTAAAGTTACACATCCCGTCCATGAGGGTGGATTAGGTTTCAACTATAAATGGAATATGGGCTGGATGAATGATACATTGAAATTTTTCGAAATGGATCCAATTGAAAGAAAATATCATTTTGATCTTATTACGTTCTCTTTCATGTATACATTCAATGAAAATTTTGTTCTTCCAATCTCCCATGACGAAGTGGTCCACGGGAAAAAGTCATTAATGGATAAAATGTTTGGAGATCGATACAACCAGTTTGCAGGACTCAGAACACTTGAAACCTATAAAATGATGCATCCTGGGAAAAAGTTGCAGTTTATGGGATCAGAATTTGGACAATTTCTGGAGTGGCGATTTGATGAAGGTTTGGAATGGACAAATTTAGAAGATCCTTACAACCATCGTCATCTTGAATTTACAAAACAATTAAACAACTTTTATAAGAATGAAAAAGCATTATGGGAAGTCGATCATCAAAAAGACGGTTTAGAAATTCTAGATGCTTCAAATAATGAACAGACAACATTATTTTTTGTTAGAAAAGGTAAAAAAACTAGAGACTTCTTAATTGTTCTTTGTAACTTTGTTCCGGTAGAACGCCATAATATTCGAGTTGGTGTACCGTTTAAAGGGCAATACGAAGAAGTATGGAATACAGAATATGACACTTTAGGCGGGACATGGACAAAAGGACAAGGTGTCTTAAAAACCGATGCAATTTCCGCTAATGGGTATGAGCAGTCTGTTGAATTGATGTTACCTGCATTAAGTATTATCGTTCTTAAACCTAAAAGAGTTTACGGCGTTCCCAAATCATCATAATTTATTAATAGCATCGAAAGGTAATTGTAAACAGACTCATCAAGAAAAAGGAGGGAAGGAAGTTCTCTTAGAGACTTCCGAATATAGATGAAAACAGAAACAGTAGCAATGATATTAGCTGGTGGACAGGGATCTAGACTAGGTAAACTGACAAAACAAATTGCCAAACCAGCTGTACCATTTGGTGGTAATTATCGTATCATAGACTTCGCCTTATCCAATTGTGCCAATTCAGGAATCAATAATGTAGGTGTAGTAACGCAGTATCAACCATTAGTCTTGAATCAGCATGTTGGTAATGGAGCAAGCTGGGGACTAAACCGTCACAACGGAGGCGCAACTATTTTACAGCCTTATTCAAGTGTTGATGGAGAAAAATTCTTTAAAGGGACATCACATGCTGTTTATCAGAATATCAGTTTTATTGATGCGCAAAATCCAGATTATGTTGTCATTCTTTCCGGAGATCATATCTATAAAATGGATTACGAGAAAATGCTGGATTTCCATAAAGAAAAGGCAGCTTCTTTGACAGTTGGTGTTATGCCCGTTGAATGGGAAGAAGCTTCTCGTTTTGGTGTTATGAATACAGACCGCACGGAACGGATCACTGAATTTCAAGAAAAGCCGGCAGAGCCAAAATCTAACCTAGCTTCAATGGGGATTTATATCTTTAACTGGCCAAGACTAAAGCAATACCTTGTAGATAATCAAGCAAAAAATAGACAGATGGATGACTTTGGCCACCACGTTATTCCAGCATATTTGAGAAACAGCGAGTCTGTTTATGCTTATTCATTTAAAGGATATTGGAAAGATGTTGGAACAGTTGAAAGTCTATGGGCCGCAAATATGGAGTTTTTGAATCCTGACCATGAATTAGATATTCGAGATAAAAACTGGAAAGTTTATTCTCAAAATCCAAATACAACAGCACAGTTCTTAACGGATACAGCTAAAGTAAAAGATTCGATGATTACTGATGGTTGCTATATCGCAGGTGAAGTAAATCATTCAGTTCTTTCACATAACGTAAAAATCGGTAAGAATTCCGTTGTAAAAGATAGTGTGATTATGCCAGGAGCAGTAATTGGAGAAAATGTTACGATAACAAAAGCAATTATTGGAGAAAATGCTTATATTTACGACGGTGCAGAAATCATCGGCGATAATGGTGAGATTTCAGTAGTAGGCTATGGAGAAGAAGTAGGAGGATACAAAGATGCGGAATGAAATTGCAGCAATATTTAATTTAGTAGAAAATGAAGATAAGTTAAGACCTCTGACGGAGAGAAGACCGATTGCTTCTTTACCATTTGCTTGTCGCTACAGACTAATCGATTTTCCTTTTTCAAGTCTTTATAATGCTGAGGCTATCTCTGCAGCATTATTCATTTCTGAATCGGGACATTCTTTATATGACCATATCAGATCTGGTGCTACATGGGGACTTGACTCAATTGCGGGCGGAGGGGTATTTACACACTCCCAAATTCGTCTGAAAACTTCTAATGCAGAAGAAGGTTATACGCCCGCTTATTATGATGATCACTATAAATATGTGACACGTTCTCATGCGGATTACATTCTATTAATGGGTTCAAGTATGCTTTCAAATATCCAGATTAAATCAATTGTAAATTATCATAACGATAAATCCAGTGATGTAACAATCGCCTATAAAAAAATGGATCGCAAAGCATTTAGGGAAGATACTGCTTATAGTTCTTATGAATTCTATGATGAAGATACCGGTAGAATCAATAAAATCGTACCGTTGACGGAAATTGGTTATGAAGAAACAGGTATACCTGTAGGCATTGAAGTTATGGTTATCAACAAGAAAACGTTTTTGAACTATCTTCAAAAGGCTAGAGAGCGCAACTTATGTGTGAGTGTGAAGACCTTCTCTGAACTAGCACTTCAAGACGATGATGGAGTGTATGGTTTCGAATACACAGGTTATCTAAAAGCAATTGAAGATATTAAGAGCTACTTTGAAGCCAACATGGAGATGTTAAACGAAGATAACTTTAACGCTTTGTTTTATCGTGCGGATCCTGTGCTGACACGTTCGAAAAATTCTGCTCCAACTTTTTACGGTGAGAATGCAGAAATTCACAATTCACAGGTCGCGAATGATTGTGAAATTTATGGATCAGTTAAGAATTCGCTTATTTTTAGAAAAGCGAATATTGCTAAAAATGCAAAAGTTGAAAATTCTATTATTATGCAAGACTGCTACATTGAAGAAGATGTTTATTTGAATTATGTCATCTTAGATAAGCATGTTTATGTTAAAAAAGGTGTTCGTTTAGAAGGAACACCAGAAAATCCAATTGTAATTAGTAAAAATTCGGTTGTCGATGGGGACAATAGTTAAAGAAAGGGTGACAGTCAGTATGAATATTATGTTTGCAGCATCTGAATGTGCACCGTTCTTTAAAACGGGCGGACTGGGAGATGTCTTGGGGGCACTTCCAAAAGAACTGGCTAAAGGTGGTAACGACGTGCGCGTTGTTGTGCCTTTCTACAAGCAGAAAATGCCTGAAAAATACCTGAGCCAATTAAAAGATGTTGCCAGCTTTAATGTTAAAGTAGGTTGGCGAAACCAGTATTGTGGTATTAAAGAACTCGTTTTGGATCAAGTCACATACTATTTCATTGATAATCTTTTTTATTTTGATCGAGAAACTTTGTATGACTACGGAGATGACGGAGAACGCTTTGCATATTTCAGCATGGCTGTAATAGAAATGCTAGAGAAAATTGATTTTATTCCTGATATTCTTCACGTCAATGATTGGCAGACTGCGGTGATTCCCGTATTACTGAAAGATAAATATCACTGGGTAAATGCGCTGAAGGATATCAAGACCGTTTTGACCATTCACAACATTTTGTTTCAAGGTAAATTTGATCAATATATCCTTTCAGATTTCTTTGATATGGGATACAGTGCTTTTCACGATCATGGTCTCAAACATGAAGATCAAGTGGGTTGGCTTAAAGGTGGTATCTATTATGCGGATCTTGTCACTACCGTTAGCCCGACGTATGCAGAGGAAATTAAGACACCTGAGAATGGATATGGACTGGACCATGACTTACAAAATATTTCCTATAAACTTGTTGGGATATTAAACGGTATCGATTACGATATATATGATCCTAGTAAGGATAAGGTTATTCCTGCTCAATTTTCTGTTGAAGATTTATCAGGAAAATATGAGAATAAAGCCGCTTTGCAAAAAGCTTTTGCTTTACCTGAAGACAAAGAAACGGCATTAGTTGGTGTGGTCACTCGTTTAGATGAACAAAAAGGTATTCAATTGATTGCTGAAGCAATGGACGAATTACTTTCACATCGTAATCTTCAAGTCGTGCTTTTAGGTACAGGAAAAGAATATTTTGAAGATACATTTCGTTATTTCACTTCAAGGTATCCAGAGAAGTTTAGTGCAAGAATTGAATTTGATAGTGATCTTGCACAATTGATTTATGCTGGATCAGATGCATTTTTAATGCCATCGCAATTTGAACCATGTGGATTATCACAATTAAATTCACTTCGTTACGGGACATTACCAATCGTGCATGAAGTCGGTGGACTTGTAGACACGGTTCAAGCTTATAATTCTAGTAATGGAGAAGGCACTGGATTCAGTTTTCATGGATTTACGGCGTCCATGATGCTTGAAACCATTGATCGTGCTTTATCGGTATACTACGATCACCCCGAACACTGGAAAGGCATGATGATTAGAGGTATGAAAAAAGACAACAGCTGGAAAAAGTCAGCTGAAAAATATTTAGATCAATATAAGTATTTAAGTTATTAATAGAGGTAACCCTTGAAATTTCCCTGCCATCATTCAGTAGAAAATTTCAAGGGTTATTTATTTTAATCAAGCTGTAGTATGGGGATATTAGAAACGGAGGAAGTTATGTTTAATTCAGTAGATGCATTCACTCAAGAGTACAAGCAACAGTTTCAAAATTTATATGCTTTCACATACGATCAAGGTACAAATGAACAACAATATACTGCGTTAGGTACGCTGATCAAAAATAAGCTTTCCAAAAACTGGAAAGCTACACGTGAACAATACTTAGAGGACAAAGTCAAACAAGTCTACTATTTTTCAATGGAATTTTTGCCAGGACGTCAGTTGAAAAGCAATGCCTATAACATGAATATTTTGCCCGTAATCGAAGAAGGCGTTCAGGCGTTAGGTCTTGATTTCGAACATTTAGTAGAGGCGGAAGCTGATCCAGCGCTCGGAAATGGTGGGCTTGGTAGATTGGCTTCTTGTTTTATGGATTCTTTGGCTTCTTTGGGTATACCTGGAAATGGGAATGGTATTCGATATCAATATGGACTATTTCGCCAAAAATTTGTAGATGGACATCAAGTTGAATTACCCGAGTATTGGCTACGTAACCAGAATGTTTGGGAGACAAGAAATGATCAGTCATCATACATTGTACGCTTTGGAGGCAATATATGGCTAGAAGCAGATCAACAGGGCCATCTGATTCCGCAATACGAAGATACTCAGAATGTATTAGCTGTTCCTTACGATACACCTATGGTTGGATATAAGACGAATAAGATTAATAACCTGAGGTTGTGGTCTGCTGAAATTCCTGTAGAAGAGGAAGAAAACTATCATTCACTTCAAGCAATAGAGCCAATCAAAGAAATTACCCAAGTACTTTATCCAGACGACTCTAATTATGAAGGTAGATTGCTCCGATTAAAACAAGAATACTTTATGGTATCTGCCGGCGTACAATCTATTGTAAGACAATTTAGAAAATACAATTTACCTAGAAAATACTTTCCAGAAAAAATTGCCATCCACATTAATGATACGCATCCAGCGCTTGTAGTGCCTGAACTCATGCGGATCTTGATCGATGAAGAACACTTGAGTTGGGAGCAAGCCTGGGAAATAACTAGTAAAACGTGTAGTTATACAAACCATACAGTTCTTAGAGAAGCTCTTGAAAAATGGCCTATTGAAATGATGAAATCACTGTTACCAAGAATTTATATGATCATAGACGAAATTAACCATAGGTTTGTAGAAGAAAATTTACCACTATATGGAGAGTCGTTAACTTGGAAAACAGCCATTCTTCAAGATGGTATGGTAAATATGGCCCATCTTGCGATTATTGGAAGTTACAGTGTGAATGGAGTAGCACGATTACACACCGATATTTTGATGAATGATGTATTGAAAGATTTCTTTACGCTATATCCAGGAAAATTCAATAATAAAACGAATGGAATCACTCAAAGACGCTGGATGCATTTGGCTAATCCTACTTTAACAGAACTAATCGATTCTAAAATTGGTGAAGAGTGGAAACAGAACCCGGCAGAACTGAAGCTCCTTAAAGCGTTGGAAAAAGATGAGCAAACACTGGACCAACTAGCCGAAATTAAATATCAGAATAAAGTAAAACTTGCAGATTATGTAGAAAAAGTACAGTCTCTCAAAATTAATCCTGAGGCACTATTCGATGTTCAAATTAAACGCCTGCACGCTTATAAGAGACAGCATTTAAATGCTTTACACATTTTAGACCGATATTTGAGAATCAAAGACAATCCTTCAATCAGCATACAGCCAAGAGTATTTATTTTTGGAGCAAAAGCAGCACCGAGTTATCTTTATGCTAAACAAATTATAAAATTGATCAATTCGATTGCAGAACTAGTCAACAATGATCCTGATGTAGGAGATCAATTAAAAGTTGTCTTCTTCGAAAATTATGGTGTATCTTTGGCTGAGAAAATCATTCCAGCAGCTGAAATTAGTGAGCAAATTTCGTTAGCCGGTAAAGAAGCTTCTGGAACAAGCAATATGAAACTAATGGCCAACGGAGCGTTAACACTAGCGACTCTTGACGGTGCAAATATTGAAATCATGGAGTACGCCGGAGAAGAAAATCTCTTTACTTTTGGTCTATCAAGTGATGAAGTTAAAGCTTACGAGCAGACCCATAGTTATGATTCAAAAGGTATCTATGACTCAAACAAGCGATTAAATAGAGTCCTCAATGCTTTGGTTGATGGAACAATTCCAGATGCTCAAAAAGAAGGAGAAGCAGTATTTGACGCTCTGGTACACTATAATGATGAATATTTTGTATTAAAAGATTTTGATTATTATGTAAATGCTCAAGATAAAATTGACGCTTTATACGCAGACAAACGAGCATGGAATCGTAAGTCATTACTGAATATTGCAGCTTCAGCGCCATTTTCGGCCGATTATACAATTAAGCGTTATGCAGATGAAATATGGAAAGCGAAACCACAATGTACAGGAAAGGAAGGCGTACATCCATTAAATGAACCAGTTTAAGACCGTGCTAAAAGTGAAATAACTAAGATGACTTCTTGTCTAGCGTAATATTTTGCTTTCAATTTTAGAATTTACTTGATACACTAAATCTTGCTGTATTGCATTTCAAGTAAAGCAAAAGGACGAGATAAAATGTTCAACAAATTTAGCTTAAATGAATTCGGGACGACCGTTAAACAAGAAGTGTTAGCAGGAATCGTATCATTCTTTTCAGTATCTTATATTTTATTTGTAAATCCAAGTATTCTAGCTCAAGTTGGTGTACCAGCTGAATATAGTGTATTTTCGACAATCTTTGTCGCAGCAATTGGAACATTTTTAATGGGGATCATGGCAAACGCACCATTGGTTATGGCCCCAGGAATGGGAGAAAATGCTTTTTTCGCCTTTACTCTAGTGGCAGGTTTAGGTTTGACATGGCAGGAAGGACTAGCTGCAGTTGTGGTGACAGGCGTGCTGTTCGTACTCGTTGCTTTCTTAGGCATTATGACGTTGTTCAGTGAATCGATACCTAAGGAATTAAAACAAGCGATCACGATTGGAATTGGACTGTTTCTAATCCTGATTGGTTTAGAAAACATGGGAATCTTGATTGATCGTCAATTACATCTTAATTGGATCGGTTTAGCTGGTTTGATTCTAGTTGCTATTTTAAAGAAACTAAATGTTAAAGGTGGTTTCTTGATTGCGATTCTTTTGACCACGATTTTATACTGGATTGTGAATAGTCAAAGTTTTGAACCAATTAGTTTTGATCTAACTGCTCTGGCAGGATATCCTGAGCTTTTAAGCGCACCAGATTATAGTCGGTTTTTGGATTTTGAATTCTGGCTAGGGGTATTCTCACTTTTAATGCTCTTGATATTTGAAACGATTGGAATGCTTGAAGCCTTTATTCCGGATCAGAAGCGTACAAATCAGGGGTACAAAGTAGGAGCAATATCAGGCTTGTTATCAGGGTTATTGGGAACCAGCCCTGCGATTCCCGTTGCCGAAAGTGGTGCAGGGATAGCAGAAGGCGGTAAAACAGGGTTGACTGCTGTTACGGTCAGTGGATTGTTTTTGCTTTCTATCGTCATTACGCCATTTTTATCGTATATTCCTTCTGAAGCTGTAGGACCGGTCATTGTTGTGACGGGAGGGTCTATGATTATTGGTAATTTGAATATCAAAGTGAAGTCTATCGCTGAATGGATTCCGTTATTACTAATCATACTTTTGATTCCGTTGACAGGTAGTATTGTAGAAGGAATGGCTTATGGATTTATTGCTTTTCCGATTATAAAAATGCTTACTGGAAAAAAACAAGATACTAATAAAGTGCTCTGGATTATAAGCTTACTTTTCTTACTCACCCTGATATCGACATTCCTAATCAATTGATAGCAATAAAATAAGCTCGCTACAGAAGGTGCCAACGCATCTTCTGTAGCGAGCTTTTAATAGTTTATAAATGCTGGTTACTTTTTTTCAATAGGGTAGGTTGCATCATCTAACTCATCAAACAGCACGTATTGCTCATTGTCTTTTTTTTCAACAACTAATTGATAGCCAAAATCATCTCTGAGTACAAGACGGCCTGGTGTTTCTTGAGGCAATATCGACTTCAATGATTGGGTATGATATTTACCTGTACCTTCAGAAGAAATTTCCAGGGAAACATTCTTTGAAGATTTTGGTGCATTGACTGACCAATTTCCAATCAAATCTGATTCATAAAAAGAATCTTCATTGGATTTGGCTTGAACGCGACTTGGTTTAATCCAGTTCATGAGTTTCTGTAAAAAAGTTAAGTGCTTCATTATGAAAATACTCCTTTGACAACGCGTAGCTTTTGTTTGTCTAATGTTAGTATACCCTTAATGAGCACGAATAGGTTATCAGAAAGATTACAGTTGTTCGCTTTAATTATAAGAAATCGTTTCGTTATATTACAAATATTTTAATTATTGTCTTAAATGAGGTGCTTTGTAAGTCTTTTGTTAAGAAATAGCTAATTTGAACGTTATGATTGCTGATTGGAAGATACTGATTATTTAGTGTTCATTGGTGATAATTCATTTTTGAATAAAAAAAGCCACTCGCTTTTAGGCAGAGTAGCTTAAATAATAGATGAACGTTAAAGCCTTTGTTTAACCGATAAGCCAGAAATAGCCAATGACGACGACTCCAGCAATAATCCTGTACCAGCCGAAGGCACTAAAGTCGTTTCTGCGGATATATCCCATTAAGAAACGAATAGCAAATACGGAAACGACGAAGGAGACAACACAGCCTACTAGTAGAATAGTCATTTCAGCAGCTGTAAAGTTAAATCCGAATTTTAATAGTTTAAGTGCACTTGCTCCAACCATTATAGGAATCGATAAGAAGAAAGAATATTCAGCAGCAATGGGGCGAGCCGCTCCAATCAAGATAGCACCGATGATCGTTGCACCAGATCGTGAAGTTCCAGGAATCAAAGCCAACACTTGGAAAATCCCGATGATGAAAGCAGTCTTATAGGTTAATTCTTCCCAAGTGGATATAGTTGGCTGCTTACCCTTATTTCTTTTTTCAATAATAATAAAAGCTATACCATAAATAATGAGAACGACCGAAACGGTTACCCAATTATAGAAGTACTGGTTGATGAGATCTTCGAACAAAAATCCGATGATCCCTGCTGGTATGATACCTACGAGTACTTTATACCAGATGTTCCAAGTTTCTTTTTGCTGTGCGTGTGTTTTTGAAGGTGCGAATGGATTTAATTTGTTAAAGAAAAGCAAAATAACAGCAAATATAGAAGCGAGCTGAATCACAACGAAAAACATTTCTTTGAATTGAGTACTGGCATCTAATACAAGAAATTCATCGAACAAGATCATATGACCCGTACTACTGATTGGCAGCCATTCAGTAATACCTTGTACAACTCCTAAAATAATGGCTTTGATAATTTCTATTAGCATAATAAACTCCTATTCGTTTTATGTAAAATTTTGACCTCGTCTATCATACCGAAATTTTCCCGATTTTCCAACTACTTGATGAAAGTTTAAAGGTTTATTAAGATATTACTTGTTCACCATTACTTGTTTCGTACGTATTGGTTCATCTATTCAGTGAAACTATGGTAAGATGAACTAAATCAAGTAGTCGACTAGTGCAAAGCAGTCGGGTATGAGAATACAAATTCTAAGAAAGTAGGGTTAAAAATGGGAATGTTTGATTTCTTGAAAGGTAAGAGCGGTGACGGAGATTCAGCTCAAACGTTGATGAGTCCAGTAAATGGTAAAGTAATCGCAATCGAAGATGTACAAGATCCAGTATTTTCTCAAAAAATGATGGGAGATGGGTTTGGCATCGTACCTAGCGATGGTGATATTTACTCACCAGGAAATGGTAAGGTTGTCAGTGTCTTCCCTACACAACATGCTGTTGGGCTTTTACTAGATAATGGTGTAGAAGTATTGATTCACATTGGTATCGATACGGTTGAACTAGAAGGTGCGCCTTTTGATACGTTAGTAAAAGAAGGCGATAAAGTAACGCCTGAAACTAAAGTCTCGACAGTTAATCTAGAAGAACTTGCTTCTGCAGGTAAAGAAAACACTGTAATTATCGTATTTAGTAACATGGACCAAGTAGATAAGTTTGATTTATCTACAACTGGTGAAACAGCCAGAGGTACGGAAATTGGAACGATTTCTTCTAAAAAATAAAAGCGAACGACTGAAAAAGCACCGACCTTCAAAGAGGTCGATGCTTTTTTATAATGATTATTCAGTTGGTCGTTCATAAGAAAACAAGGTACCCATTTCAGCATATTGATTTCCTGATAATCTAGCCGTTGGATTCAAAGCTTCAGGTAAAATATATTCCTTTTCCGTATCGAATACCGTTTTATCGAAATAAAAGTCGGTTACCTTTAAAAGAAATAAATCGGTAACAATCTGCCCGTTGTCATCTTCTACAGGAATATGCTGATGCAGTTTTGTCTCAAAACGGATTCTAGCTTCTTTAATTCCTGGTACTTTGACTGTTTGACTATCAACTAAGTGTAGGCTCGTACGATCTAGTTCAGTCTCATTAGGAGCGAGTGGAGCAGAAGTCTCGTTCATGTCTTTAGTCAATTCGACGTTGACGATATGAACAACGGCTTCTTTCTGCTCTAAAATATTGCGAGTTGTATCTTTGATTTTATCTCCAGCGCGTAAAACGGCTACTGTCAGCAAAGGCAACTGGTTTGAAGCAGCGCTGAAAAAGCTATAAGGAGCTGCGTTGACAACGCCATCTTTCTCGTTCAGGGAAGTAACCCAGGCAATTGGCCTAGGAATTACACTACCAGAAATAAATTTATATTGTTGTTTTGACGATAAATCGTCTGCTTTAAAATGATGCATGGTTTATACCTCGTCAAATCCAAAGTATTCTTTTTCAAATACTTTTGTGCTTCTTACAGTATCTATTGGACGAACCAAGCCTTCAATCTGTTCACGGTGTGCTTCATAAGCAGGTGGTAAAGCCAATTTTTCTCCTAGTGTTTCGTAATTTTCTTGGTGATCGATAAATCCAGGACCGTCAGTAGCAAACTCAAAGAGAACGCCAGGATACATACGCGCATAAAGAGACTCAAAATAGAAGCGGTCCACATATCCCGAGTTTGCATACCCAAGATTACTTAATTGATCCGTCCAATGATTCAATGCAGCTCTGTCATCTACTCTAAAAGCAACATGGTGAACATTTCCGTATCCTTGACGTGCAGCAGGAAGGATAGTGCTTTCTTCAATAATGAGTCGGCCACCATTACCGCCTTTACCCATTTCATAAAGCGTATATTGATTTTCTTTACTGACTTTTCTAAACTTCAAAGTGTCTTCAAGTACTGAAGCCATTTTATCAATATCATCTACTCTGACGATAACGGGGCCTAAACCATAAATAGCAAACTCTAATGGAACGGGTCCATCTTTCCATGGTTTACCAGGAGCGACACCATCAAGATTTTCGTCTGATACAAGTTGATATTGTTGTTCATCAAAGTCTTCGAACTGAAGAACTTTTACTCCAAATTGTTCTTTGATTTCAGAATGTTTCACATTAAAATGCTCAAAACGTTTCAACCAGTAATCTAATGCGCGATCACTCGGTACTCGAAAAGATGATCTTGAGATATCGTTTGTTCCTTTAGAACCTTTAGGGTTATTTGGGAAGTCGAAAAAGGTCATATCTGTTCCTGGATTTCCTTCATCATCAGCAAAAAATAAGTGATAGGTCTGAATATCGTCTTGATTAACGGTTTTTTTGACTAGACGTAAACCAATAATGTTTGTGAACCATTCGTAATTTTTCTCTGCACTACTAGTCATAGCCGTTACGTGATGTATACCTGTGATTTCTTGAGTTGTCATATTTATTCCTCCAATTTGTTTGGTGATGGTTTGTGTGTGATGATGCTGTTGCCTAATTGTTCTACTGTTTCATCCAAAGTAAAACCAGGATTAAGAGTTGCTAGTTCAACTCTTAATCCTGAAGGACTCAGGACATAGAGACTTTTGAAATAATGTCTGTCTGCTAGTTTCTCTATAGTATAGCCTAATTTTCCTGCACGAGTCTTGTAATGCATCAAGTCAGATTCGTTTTTGACACTAAAAGCAATATGGTCTATCGAGCCTTTACCCATCCTAGAACGCTCGGTCGTTTCAGTGGAGTGAAATAGTAATAGATTTTGAGAAGGTTCTTTTAAAC
Coding sequences within:
- the glgB gene encoding 1,4-alpha-glucan branching protein GlgB, which translates into the protein MDNEFSSKMTDSEMEKSLYLFNKGENFDSYFILGTTELDNGFRFTLWAPRAAEVYVVGDFNQWQEEAMMQRISETGAWSMAVPEARTGDHYKYKIVQQDGTITYKIDPYAKEFEVRPKDASIVKGLPEKKWSDGLWMANRKRKSVYERPLNIYEVHLSSWKRNEDGSWYSIKQLQEELIPYVKEMGYTHIEFLPLMEHPLDASWGYQTTGFYALSSKYGTMEEFQDFVEAAHKANVGVIMDWVPGHFNRNAYALAYFDGTPQFEYQDENRAINNRWGTLNFDLSKSEIHSFLISNALFWIEQFHLDGLRVDAVSNMLYLDYDIGEHTLNEDGSNHNRDGVAFIQKMNRVLFERHPDLLVMAEESTAWSKVTHPVHEGGLGFNYKWNMGWMNDTLKFFEMDPIERKYHFDLITFSFMYTFNENFVLPISHDEVVHGKKSLMDKMFGDRYNQFAGLRTLETYKMMHPGKKLQFMGSEFGQFLEWRFDEGLEWTNLEDPYNHRHLEFTKQLNNFYKNEKALWEVDHQKDGLEILDASNNEQTTLFFVRKGKKTRDFLIVLCNFVPVERHNIRVGVPFKGQYEEVWNTEYDTLGGTWTKGQGVLKTDAISANGYEQSVELMLPALSIIVLKPKRVYGVPKSS
- a CDS encoding glucose-1-phosphate adenylyltransferase, whose protein sequence is MKTETVAMILAGGQGSRLGKLTKQIAKPAVPFGGNYRIIDFALSNCANSGINNVGVVTQYQPLVLNQHVGNGASWGLNRHNGGATILQPYSSVDGEKFFKGTSHAVYQNISFIDAQNPDYVVILSGDHIYKMDYEKMLDFHKEKAASLTVGVMPVEWEEASRFGVMNTDRTERITEFQEKPAEPKSNLASMGIYIFNWPRLKQYLVDNQAKNRQMDDFGHHVIPAYLRNSESVYAYSFKGYWKDVGTVESLWAANMEFLNPDHELDIRDKNWKVYSQNPNTTAQFLTDTAKVKDSMITDGCYIAGEVNHSVLSHNVKIGKNSVVKDSVIMPGAVIGENVTITKAIIGENAYIYDGAEIIGDNGEISVVGYGEEVGGYKDAE
- the glgD gene encoding glucose-1-phosphate adenylyltransferase subunit GlgD, producing MRNEIAAIFNLVENEDKLRPLTERRPIASLPFACRYRLIDFPFSSLYNAEAISAALFISESGHSLYDHIRSGATWGLDSIAGGGVFTHSQIRLKTSNAEEGYTPAYYDDHYKYVTRSHADYILLMGSSMLSNIQIKSIVNYHNDKSSDVTIAYKKMDRKAFREDTAYSSYEFYDEDTGRINKIVPLTEIGYEETGIPVGIEVMVINKKTFLNYLQKARERNLCVSVKTFSELALQDDDGVYGFEYTGYLKAIEDIKSYFEANMEMLNEDNFNALFYRADPVLTRSKNSAPTFYGENAEIHNSQVANDCEIYGSVKNSLIFRKANIAKNAKVENSIIMQDCYIEEDVYLNYVILDKHVYVKKGVRLEGTPENPIVISKNSVVDGDNS
- the glgA gene encoding glycogen synthase GlgA, with the protein product MNIMFAASECAPFFKTGGLGDVLGALPKELAKGGNDVRVVVPFYKQKMPEKYLSQLKDVASFNVKVGWRNQYCGIKELVLDQVTYYFIDNLFYFDRETLYDYGDDGERFAYFSMAVIEMLEKIDFIPDILHVNDWQTAVIPVLLKDKYHWVNALKDIKTVLTIHNILFQGKFDQYILSDFFDMGYSAFHDHGLKHEDQVGWLKGGIYYADLVTTVSPTYAEEIKTPENGYGLDHDLQNISYKLVGILNGIDYDIYDPSKDKVIPAQFSVEDLSGKYENKAALQKAFALPEDKETALVGVVTRLDEQKGIQLIAEAMDELLSHRNLQVVLLGTGKEYFEDTFRYFTSRYPEKFSARIEFDSDLAQLIYAGSDAFLMPSQFEPCGLSQLNSLRYGTLPIVHEVGGLVDTVQAYNSSNGEGTGFSFHGFTASMMLETIDRALSVYYDHPEHWKGMMIRGMKKDNSWKKSAEKYLDQYKYLSY